The Rhinopithecus roxellana isolate Shanxi Qingling chromosome 13, ASM756505v1, whole genome shotgun sequence genome contains a region encoding:
- the LOC104664671 gene encoding uncharacterized protein LOC104664671 — protein sequence MPSCEAPAAGPGETSRRQRRGGGPGNDQGAPNKAALGGLEASASLGDRSAKLPVTPHRWRWPMACTDGARVGARARLGIGGIGRRLWGTRKPRRWR from the exons ATGCCTTCCTGCGAGGCTCCGGCAGCGGGGCCAGGGGAGACCTCCCGCAGGCAGCGGAGGGGCGGCGGGCCGGGGAACGACCAGGGAGCCCCTAACAAAGCAGCTTTGGGAGGGCTGGAGGCCTCCGCCTCCCTCGGCGATAGGTCCGCTAAGCTGCCCGTCACCCCGCATAGGTGGAGGTGGCCAATGGCGTGCACAGATGGAGCTCGAGTTGGCGCGCGCGCGCGGCTCGGCATCGGTGGGATTGGTCGGAG GTTGTGGGGGACGCGGAAACCGAGACGCTGGCGGTAG